ATCACAGAGCTGTTCTGCCTCTTCCATATAGTGAGTGATTAGAACAACTGTTTTACCAGCCTCACGAACACTGCTTACCATTTCCCACATCGCTCTTCGGGCCTGGGGATCGAGTCCTGTTGTCAGTTCGTCAAAGAAAACTACTTGTGGGTCATTTACGAGGGCAAGAGCGATTGAAAGCCTCTGTTTTTGACCTCCTGACAGATTTTCAAAGTATTTATCAGCTTTGTTAAGTAACCCTACCTTTTCCAGAAGAGGCTCGACTGGTAAAGAATATGTATAGAAACTTGCAAAAAGCTCAAGTACCTCTCTGACTTTAATTTTGTCTGGAAAACTGCCTTCCTGGAGTTGTAAGCCTATCAGTTGCTTCAGCTTATATCCATCTGCCTTTGGATCCAGATCCAGGACGCGGATGGAACCAGATGATGGAACCCGCAGCCCTTCCAGGCACTCAACCATGGTGGTCTTGCCAGCGCCGTTTGGTCCAATGATACCAAAAATCTCGTTTTCGTAGATCTCAAAGCTGACTCCAGCGACTGCAGTCAGGTTACCATATCTTTTAATAAGATCTTTTACAACTATTACGGATTTCGTTTTATCATTCATTTTAATTTTATAGAATTTATGCATCATATAAATTTTTGGGTGTTTGGAATTCTCAGTTTGGTCTTTAACAACAAAATTTCTTACTATAAATATTAAAGCACATGAAACAAAATAATTTAGTGGTGATTAATTTGAGAGGATTACTTGTAGGAAGAATGCAACCAGTTCATGAAGGACATCTCCAGGTAATTAAAAGCATTCTTGAAGAAGTTGATGAAGTTATAATCTGTATTGGAAGTGCTCAACTGAGCCATACTTTAAAAGATCCATTTACAGCAGGCGAAAGAGTAATGATGCTCACCAAGGCCCTCAGTGAAAATAGTATAAGTGCCTCAAAATACTATATAATACCAGTTCAGGATGTTGCATGCAATTCAATCTGGGTAGCGCATATTAAAATGCTTACACCACCATTTGAATATATTTACTCAGGTAACTCTCTGGTGCAGCGTCTTTTTAAAGAAGCAGGCTATGAAGTTACTCAACCACCGCTTTTCAACCGTAAAATCTATTCTGGGACAGAGGTAAGAAGAAGAATGCTTGTAAACGAAGATTGGGAATCTCTTGTCCCTGAATCAGTTGTAAATGTAATTAAAGAAATTGATGGGGTTTCAAGAATTAAACATCTATCAAAAAAAGAAGGCCCTGATTATGAAGTATAGATGGGTGATAAAATGGAAAATGTGAGAATCATTAAAAAAGACGAAGAAAAAATAACACTTTCTGACCTTATAAAGATGGTTAAAAAAAATCCTCAAATCGACCGCTGCGGTGCAGTATTTACTTTTGAAGGAATTGTTAGAGGAGAAGAAGATGATATAAAGGTCAAAAAACTTAGTCTGAGCACTCCCTTAATTGAAAAAACAGAAAAAGAGCTTAAAAATATTATAAATGAAATTGCGGTGAAGTATGAAGTAGTTGAAATAGCTGCAGTACATTATGTGGGTGAATTTTATACTGGAGATCCTCTCCTGCTTGTTGTGGTTGCTGGAGGACATAGGGGAGAAACCCTGAAGGCATTAAAAGAAACAATTGAACGTGTAAAATTCGATCTTGATTTTAAAAAAGAGGAATATACTGAAAAAGGAACGAACATTATAATGTCTGGCGGATAAATAAAAATACATGGAGTTACATCTGGAGGACTTTTTTGAAACTTATAAGGGACAGCATCCATGGAAATCTATATCTAAACGATTTTGAGATAAAACTGGTGGACACACCCCAAATACAACGTCTTCGAAGAATAAAACAGTTGGGATTTACATATTTAGTTTATCCTGGGGCAAATCACTCCCGTTTTGAGCATTCAATCGGAACATTGCATATTGCATCCAAAATAGCAGATAATATAGGGCTTGAAAAGGATGAAAAGGATATGGTTCGCTCAGCAGCTCTTTTACATGATGCTGGACACGGGCCATTTTCTCATGTTTCAGAGGGGATACTTAACTCTCCTCACGAATATTTGACCTCCCGAGTAATTAAAGAGAGTGATCTTTTCTATATTTTATCAGAAAAATTTGATCCAGATGAAATAATAGACATGATCAATGGTAAAGGGCCTTTAGGTCAGATAATAAGTGGAGAACTTGATGCAGACAGAATGGATTATCTTATAAGAGATTCATATTATACTGGAGTAGCTTATGGTATGATTGATACAGGAAGACTTATCCACTCAATTAAACTGAAAGATAACCTTATTATCGAGGCTAAGGGCATCCAGGCTGCAGAATCAGCACTTATAGCCCGATATTTGATGTATCCAAGTGTTTACCAGCACCATACCACACGTATAATCAATTCCATGTTTAGAAGGTGTATGAAGTGGTTGTTTGAAGCAGAAATAGTTGATCCTGAAACAATTTATCGTTTGGATGATTCAGATATAGTTTCAATAGCAAGAGCCCAGGAAGGTAAGATAAAAAATGTTATAGGCCGTTTGGATAACAGAGATTTATTTAAAAGAGTATTTTCCATAAAGTTAAGCGATCTTGAAGAACCAAAAGACGTTTTCCAAATAAATGAGGATAAAATAAGAAAAATCGAACTTGAAATTGCTGAAGATCTGGGATCTCCTATAGAGTACACCATAATTGATATTCCAGAATATCCTTTCTTCAATGAAATGCGTACATTGGTATCTGTGGGTAATGAAAATGTGAAATTAAGTGAGATATCAAGCCTTGTAAGTGCTCTTAAAAATGTTAGATTTAATTATGCAGATATATGTATTTATGTTCCTGATGAATATGTTGAAAAAGCTTTAAAATTTCCATTTGAAAATTATCTGGAGCTTACAATGCAGAAAAAAATCAAAGAATGGTTTTAAACATGATAGTAGTTGGAATTACTGGTGCAAGTGGAGTTATATATGGCATAAAGCTCCTTGAAGAATTAAAAAAATTAAAAGAAAATACAGCAGTTCTAATAACTGATCCTGCCAAAATAATCCTTGAACATGAATTGGGCATGAGGGAAAATGAAATAAAAGAACTTGCAGATCTTACATACGACCCAAAAGACCTGACAGCATCTATTAACAGCGGATCTTTTAGATTCAATTCCATGGTAATCGTGCCCTGTACAATGAAGACCATTTCTGCAATAGCAACAGGATACGCAAATAATGCAATTACAAGAGCCGCAGATGTTGTTTTAAAGGAGAGAAGGAATTTAGTACTTGTGCCACGTGAAACTCCTCTTAGATCTGTCCACCTGGAAAATATGCTTAAAATAAGTAACGAGGGAGGTATAATTCTTCCAGCAATGCCGGGCTTTTACCATAATCCAGAAAATATCGACGATTTATGCAATTTCGTGGTTGGAAAAATTCTGGATGTTTTAAAAATTGAAAACAACCTTTTTAAACGATGGCATGATGGCAGGCCATGATCAAATAAATTAATGAACGGTTAAAATGATACCAGATAACGAATTTATAACCTTAAAAAATGTTCCAGGCCCTACCAAGGAAGAAATAAGATGTCTGGTACTGTGTAAAGCAGAAGTATCACCAGATGATGTTGTTGTAGACATTGGCTGCGGAACCGGAGGGTTAACATTAGAATTTGCAAAAAGAGCCAGAAAAGTATATGCAATTGATAAAAATATAAATGCTGTCAATCTAACTCTTGAAAACCTTAAAAAGCATGGTTTAGAGCACAAAGTAAGTATTATTAAAAATGATGCTTTAAGTGCCTTAAAAGAAATTGATAGATTTGATATCCTTATGATTGGAGGAAGCGGCGGCGATTTACCTTTAATAATTGAAGAGGGTTATAGAAAACTTGGTGAGTCTGGTAGAATCTTAATAACTTCTATATTACTTGAAACTCCAGTTGAAGCTATTAAAACCATGAAAAAACTTGAAATGAAGATTGAACTGATTAACGTGGCTGTTTTTAGGGGTAAAATATTAGAAAGAGGAACCATGATGTATTCAAATAACCCCATAACAATTATATCTGCCAGAAACAGAAGTAAATAGTGATAAAATGAATTTTTTAAAATTTAAAGTTCTAATCTCCAAGGTAAACTTCTGGTTCCAAAAGGAGTTGTAAATTAAATGATGTTATGTCTTTGAAGGAGCATGAATTCATCGGTATTCAGCTTTTTACCCTCTTTAAATTTCTGATATATGTCCATTGCATGCTCTTTTTCCTTCCTTTTCTTTTTATTAGTGGCTTTATTTTCAAAACTTCGTTTTTTAGCATTTACTTTATCTAAATACCTGTTAATTTTGCGTATTTGACCTAAAGTTTCCTTGACTTCTTCATGCTTTTTGGAAGCTTCATTTTTGATCTTTATAAACGTGTTATGTGCTTCATCAGCACTGGTTCTTATTCCATCAATTTTCTGGAAGTATTCCAGCATTTTTTCGTGGTTTGATTGGGCCTCTTTCGAAAACTCCACAACCTTCAGGTGATAAGATTCTGATAATTCTCTAAGTTCCAGTGCTTCTTTTTGAACTTTTTCATCTTCCTGCATTTCCTGGAGTTTTTTGGACAGATCCTGTACTCTTTTAATTAGTTCATTTTCCTTTCGGATATCCAGCACTTTTGTCTCAATGATTTTATCAATTCTTTTTATTTCCTTTTCCGTGTTTATAATGTCCCTTCTTCCAGACTCCCATTCCATGGTTTTTAATTTATCCCTGGTTTTGTCCCTGAGTTTTTTGTATTTTCTGACCTCTTCGTTTGTTTTATCTCTTTTATCTCTGTATTCAATTGCCATGCTTAAATTTTCCTTTATACCTGCATTAAGCTCGTCCCTTATTTGTCTTTGAGATTTAGATTCTTCATTTAAGGCATCACGCTCTTTTGTAAGTTTGTCAAGCTTTCTTTCACATTCTCTTTTTTGAGCAAGAAGTTCATCGAAAGTAGCTTCTTCTAATTTAGAGTTGTCCTCTTCAAATAAATGTAAAATCTCTTTCAAGTCTCTTTTTTCAATGATAACATCTGCAATATCTCTTAAAACAGGTTTTGCATTGAAAGCTATTCCCAATTTGACCATTTCAAGCATGGAAATGTCATTTGCACCGTCGCCAACTGCAGCACATTCATCAGCAGATATGTTTTCTATTTTAATTATATCATTTAAAACATCTGCTTTAGATCCTCCTACAAGGGGGCCGCTAACTTCTCCAGTTAAAATACCGTCTTCTTCGTGCAGTGTGTTTGCATAGGCGTAATCAAGATCTAATTCCTCTTTCATTCTGTTAGCAATAACTTCAAAACTGCCACTGATGGTTGCAATTTTAT
This portion of the Methanobacterium sp. genome encodes:
- a CDS encoding ABC transporter ATP-binding protein: MNDKTKSVIVVKDLIKRYGNLTAVAGVSFEIYENEIFGIIGPNGAGKTTMVECLEGLRVPSSGSIRVLDLDPKADGYKLKQLIGLQLQEGSFPDKIKVREVLELFASFYTYSLPVEPLLEKVGLLNKADKYFENLSGGQKQRLSIALALVNDPQVVFFDELTTGLDPQARRAMWEMVSSVREAGKTVVLITHYMEEAEQLCDRVAIVDQGRIVALDTPSNLTGSINGGLKISFSVDDSSIAAKFENIERCSLKTSNQNIIIQCADYQVVGEVIRILGENDHNFHDFTVSKPSLDDVFISITGREMRE
- a CDS encoding nicotinamide-nucleotide adenylyltransferase, whose protein sequence is MINLRGLLVGRMQPVHEGHLQVIKSILEEVDEVIICIGSAQLSHTLKDPFTAGERVMMLTKALSENSISASKYYIIPVQDVACNSIWVAHIKMLTPPFEYIYSGNSLVQRLFKEAGYEVTQPPLFNRKIYSGTEVRRRMLVNEDWESLVPESVVNVIKEIDGVSRIKHLSKKEGPDYEV
- a CDS encoding molybdenum cofactor biosynthesis protein MoaE, with translation MENVRIIKKDEEKITLSDLIKMVKKNPQIDRCGAVFTFEGIVRGEEDDIKVKKLSLSTPLIEKTEKELKNIINEIAVKYEVVEIAAVHYVGEFYTGDPLLLVVVAGGHRGETLKALKETIERVKFDLDFKKEEYTEKGTNIIMSGG
- a CDS encoding HD domain-containing protein — translated: MKLIRDSIHGNLYLNDFEIKLVDTPQIQRLRRIKQLGFTYLVYPGANHSRFEHSIGTLHIASKIADNIGLEKDEKDMVRSAALLHDAGHGPFSHVSEGILNSPHEYLTSRVIKESDLFYILSEKFDPDEIIDMINGKGPLGQIISGELDADRMDYLIRDSYYTGVAYGMIDTGRLIHSIKLKDNLIIEAKGIQAAESALIARYLMYPSVYQHHTTRIINSMFRRCMKWLFEAEIVDPETIYRLDDSDIVSIARAQEGKIKNVIGRLDNRDLFKRVFSIKLSDLEEPKDVFQINEDKIRKIELEIAEDLGSPIEYTIIDIPEYPFFNEMRTLVSVGNENVKLSEISSLVSALKNVRFNYADICIYVPDEYVEKALKFPFENYLELTMQKKIKEWF
- a CDS encoding UbiX family flavin prenyltransferase, which produces MIVVGITGASGVIYGIKLLEELKKLKENTAVLITDPAKIILEHELGMRENEIKELADLTYDPKDLTASINSGSFRFNSMVIVPCTMKTISAIATGYANNAITRAADVVLKERRNLVLVPRETPLRSVHLENMLKISNEGGIILPAMPGFYHNPENIDDLCNFVVGKILDVLKIENNLFKRWHDGRP
- the cbiT gene encoding precorrin-6Y C5,15-methyltransferase (decarboxylating) subunit CbiT, producing MIPDNEFITLKNVPGPTKEEIRCLVLCKAEVSPDDVVVDIGCGTGGLTLEFAKRARKVYAIDKNINAVNLTLENLKKHGLEHKVSIIKNDALSALKEIDRFDILMIGGSGGDLPLIIEEGYRKLGESGRILITSILLETPVEAIKTMKKLEMKIELINVAVFRGKILERGTMMYSNNPITIISARNRSK
- the serB gene encoding phosphoserine phosphatase SerB; translation: MIKLIAFDLDNVLIDGEAIDEIGKIAGIQNEIAEITKKAMEGELDFETALKERVTLLKGIRVDDVKKVIQDIPLMEGAKEAVAELKKRGYKIATISGSFEVIANRMKEELDLDYAYANTLHEEDGILTGEVSGPLVGGSKADVLNDIIKIENISADECAAVGDGANDISMLEMVKLGIAFNAKPVLRDIADVIIEKRDLKEILHLFEEDNSKLEEATFDELLAQKRECERKLDKLTKERDALNEESKSQRQIRDELNAGIKENLSMAIEYRDKRDKTNEEVRKYKKLRDKTRDKLKTMEWESGRRDIINTEKEIKRIDKIIETKVLDIRKENELIKRVQDLSKKLQEMQEDEKVQKEALELRELSESYHLKVVEFSKEAQSNHEKMLEYFQKIDGIRTSADEAHNTFIKIKNEASKKHEEVKETLGQIRKINRYLDKVNAKKRSFENKATNKKKRKEKEHAMDIYQKFKEGKKLNTDEFMLLQRHNII